The Maridesulfovibrio ferrireducens genome has a segment encoding these proteins:
- a CDS encoding inovirus-type Gp2 protein, whose amino-acid sequence MRHKQIIRDNKFNSFNINTGKNNEYNCYGDILTVIDDRFKLMTSTCSKTLFIRFDLRFPENYLHEVSNRHVEHLYKMIMDKSRYHDYGVQYVWGREQPSKERHQHYHCIALINGNKCQNYYSFLKGVEKSWNHVLGVQNGEGLVHFCDKEQNGIIIKKPSKASTGSQRLHQERQFQETLNRCFHWASYLAKECPQNIIPHGVRRFGASQL is encoded by the coding sequence ATGCGTCACAAACAGATAATTAGAGATAATAAATTTAATTCATTTAACATCAATACTGGCAAAAACAACGAATACAATTGCTATGGAGATATTTTAACAGTAATTGATGATAGATTTAAGTTAATGACTTCTACGTGTAGCAAGACACTCTTCATAAGATTTGATCTAAGGTTTCCAGAAAACTATTTACACGAAGTAAGCAACAGACACGTAGAACACCTTTACAAAATGATCATGGATAAAAGCCGCTATCATGATTATGGAGTCCAATATGTGTGGGGGAGAGAACAACCCTCAAAAGAAAGACATCAACATTATCACTGTATTGCCTTGATAAATGGTAACAAATGTCAAAACTACTATTCTTTCTTAAAAGGAGTAGAAAAATCATGGAATCATGTTCTTGGCGTGCAGAATGGAGAAGGCTTAGTTCACTTCTGTGATAAAGAGCAAAATGGAATCATAATTAAAAAACCTTCCAAAGCCTCTACGGGATCTCAACGTTTACACCAAGAAAGGCAGTTCCAAGAAACTCTCAACAGATGCTTCCACTGGGCTAGCTATCTGGCAAAGGAATGTCCACAAAATATAATACCACATGGAGTTCGTAGGTTCGGTGCATCACAGCTATGA
- the rnhA gene encoding ribonuclease HI has translation MNNSTKIKIYTDGSCLGNQFKGADGGYGALIHTPNESIELAQGYRTTTNNRMELRAVIAALLVIPPESDVTLYSDSKYVIDAFVQGWLNNWIKSGWRKSNRKPVENQDLWKELLENIHGHNIRWEWVRGHSGNQLNGCADILARVGASGNNKMFDDVGLTIATVVSSY, from the coding sequence ATGAATAACTCTACTAAAATTAAAATCTACACAGACGGCTCATGTCTTGGCAATCAATTCAAAGGTGCTGATGGTGGCTACGGTGCGCTAATTCATACACCGAACGAATCAATTGAACTAGCTCAAGGATACCGGACAACGACTAACAATCGTATGGAACTAAGAGCGGTTATAGCTGCTTTGTTAGTAATTCCCCCTGAAAGCGATGTCACGTTATACTCTGATTCCAAATACGTGATTGATGCCTTTGTGCAAGGATGGCTAAACAATTGGATTAAAAGTGGGTGGCGCAAAAGCAATCGAAAACCTGTTGAAAACCAGGATCTCTGGAAAGAACTCCTTGAAAACATTCACGGTCATAACATTCGTTGGGAATGGGTTAGAGGTCATAGCGGAAATCAGCTTAATGGATGCGCTGACATCCTTGCCCGCGTGGGTGCATCTGGCAACAACAAAATGTTTGACGATGTAGGATTAACCATTGCGACCGTAGTAAGCAGCTACTAA
- a CDS encoding HI0074 family nucleotidyltransferase substrate-binding subunit encodes MNNQEVRWKQRFQNFSRALVELKSGCELKSYSNLERYGLIKTFEFTFELSWKTLKDLLFFEGFDYNSPRAVIRGAFEAKYISERDCEMFLEALTKRNLLVYVYEEKVALEAQESIINEYLPLLLRISDTLSKKQENPVD; translated from the coding sequence ATGAATAATCAAGAAGTGCGCTGGAAACAGCGTTTTCAAAATTTCAGCAGAGCTTTGGTTGAACTCAAAAGCGGGTGTGAACTGAAAAGCTACAGTAATCTTGAACGGTACGGTCTGATCAAGACATTTGAGTTCACTTTTGAATTGTCATGGAAGACCCTCAAGGATCTGCTCTTTTTTGAAGGGTTTGACTACAACAGTCCCAGAGCGGTTATTCGTGGCGCTTTTGAAGCCAAGTATATCAGTGAAAGAGATTGCGAGATGTTTCTTGAAGCTCTGACTAAAAGGAATCTACTGGTGTATGTGTACGAAGAAAAAGTTGCTCTTGAAGCTCAGGAATCAATCATAAATGAATATCTACCTCTATTGCTGAGAATCAGCGACACCCTAAGTAAGAAGCAGGAGAATCCAGTTGATTAA
- a CDS encoding nucleotidyltransferase family protein: MINDGIAERHKKTLFKILADCPKVKQVILFGSRAMGSYTTQSDIDIALVGDELTLTDQTKILDAIEQTNIPQKVDIVLCRTISSDELLNHIEEFGVEWDVFVGVRG, translated from the coding sequence TTGATTAATGACGGGATTGCCGAGCGGCATAAAAAGACGCTGTTTAAGATTCTGGCTGATTGCCCAAAGGTTAAGCAGGTAATTCTATTCGGCTCCAGAGCCATGGGAAGCTATACTACGCAATCAGATATTGATATTGCGCTAGTGGGTGATGAATTGACGCTTACAGATCAGACTAAGATTCTTGATGCGATTGAGCAGACTAATATTCCGCAGAAGGTAGATATTGTGTTGTGTAGAACTATTAGCAGCGATGAGCTTTTGAACCATATTGAAGAGTTTGGGGTTGAGTGGGATGTTTTTGTGGGGGTGAGGGGATGA
- a CDS encoding IS256 family transposase codes for MSDSFDFDEAVKALQAGHDLHGKDGVLTPLIKHLTEAALKAELDLHLEKEKEPNRKNGSTPKNVKSSAGNFELNTPRDRAGSFEPQLVKKNQTKLTAELDRKILSMFALGMSYQDISAHVHEMYDLSLSKATISSVTDKLIPELKEWQQRPLNAVYPFIWLDAIHFKVKDGGRFVSKAVYTILGLSIEGKKELLGLYLSETEGAKYWLSVLTDLQNRGVKDILIACVDGLAGFPEAIATIYPDTKVQLCVIHQLRNSMKYVASKNQKAFMADLKPVYKAETKGAAERALDELEAKWGDIYPIVLKSWRKKWDNISIYFDYPEDIRRVIYTTNAVEAVHRQFRKLTKTKGAFPNENSLLKLLYAGMLNASKKWTMPIQNWNLTLSQLAIHFEGRLDEVLDI; via the coding sequence ATGTCCGATTCATTTGATTTTGATGAGGCTGTTAAAGCTTTGCAGGCAGGCCATGATCTGCACGGCAAAGATGGAGTTCTTACTCCACTGATCAAGCACCTTACAGAGGCAGCTCTTAAAGCTGAATTAGACCTGCATTTGGAGAAGGAAAAAGAACCAAATCGCAAAAATGGTTCTACTCCTAAAAACGTAAAATCCAGCGCAGGCAATTTTGAATTAAACACGCCCCGCGATCGGGCTGGTAGTTTTGAGCCGCAGCTCGTTAAGAAAAATCAAACCAAGCTTACCGCAGAACTGGACCGCAAAATATTATCAATGTTTGCGTTGGGTATGAGCTATCAAGACATCAGTGCTCATGTTCATGAAATGTATGATCTTTCCCTTTCAAAGGCAACTATCAGCTCCGTAACCGACAAACTGATTCCAGAGCTCAAGGAATGGCAACAAAGGCCGCTAAATGCTGTTTATCCTTTCATCTGGCTTGATGCCATCCACTTCAAAGTCAAGGACGGCGGGCGTTTTGTAAGTAAAGCCGTCTACACGATTTTAGGCCTGTCCATTGAAGGTAAAAAAGAGCTGCTCGGTCTTTATTTGTCGGAAACTGAAGGGGCAAAATATTGGCTTTCAGTTCTAACAGACCTGCAAAATCGTGGGGTTAAAGATATTCTTATTGCCTGCGTTGACGGGCTGGCTGGATTTCCCGAAGCGATCGCAACTATTTATCCTGACACTAAAGTTCAACTTTGCGTAATTCATCAGCTTCGCAATTCTATGAAGTATGTCGCATCAAAAAATCAAAAGGCTTTTATGGCTGATTTAAAGCCTGTTTACAAAGCCGAAACAAAAGGGGCTGCGGAAAGAGCCCTTGATGAGTTAGAAGCCAAATGGGGCGACATCTACCCCATCGTGTTAAAATCATGGCGTAAAAAATGGGACAATATATCCATTTATTTCGACTATCCAGAAGATATTCGGAGGGTCATCTATACAACAAATGCTGTCGAAGCAGTACATCGTCAATTTCGCAAATTAACAAAAACGAAAGGGGCTTTTCCAAATGAAAACAGCTTGCTGAAATTACTCTATGCGGGCATGCTGAATGCTTCTAAGAAATGGACGATGCCCATTCAAAACTGGAACCTAACACTCTCTCAACTGGCAATCCATTTTGAAGGACGCCTTGATGAAGTCCTGGATATTTAA
- a CDS encoding helix-turn-helix domain-containing protein encodes MSNSLEKIGSKIRKVRTSNNLSQQRMAELAGISYKYLGEIERGQVNLSVEILLKISNALHVDPSEILAKENTEQDNLFRAKFLLSELSEQDIKRAIDLLEVLKKHS; translated from the coding sequence GTGTCAAATTCATTGGAAAAAATAGGCTCAAAAATAAGAAAAGTTAGAACCTCAAATAACCTCAGCCAACAACGTATGGCTGAACTAGCTGGAATAAGTTATAAATATCTTGGAGAGATAGAACGTGGGCAAGTGAATCTTTCCGTTGAAATCTTGCTCAAAATTTCTAATGCCCTGCATGTTGACCCTTCTGAGATACTTGCCAAAGAAAACACCGAACAAGATAACCTTTTTCGAGCAAAATTCTTACTCTCAGAGTTGTCTGAACAAGATATTAAAAGAGCAATTGACTTGCTAGAAGTTCTCAAAAAGCACTCCTGA
- a CDS encoding ERF family protein codes for MNNTDLCSPNITELAEAMLKVQQTLKPAHRDGQNNFTNSKYASLQSVMHTCRDALLTNGIWLTQLPIQVESGNLGLVSKIVHAKSGQWQSSLLMMPLPKSDPQGYGSAMTYARRYGLAALVGIVTEHDDDAEGSCRPKNEHNGDNSNRQFAAPSPSTNQKQPQNPHPTQISLPRLEGVQYRKENGRDGKPCILATGRTHSQKDLLRKAGFNWDGNRKLWWKLEKAA; via the coding sequence ATGAATAACACAGATCTGTGTTCACCGAACATCACTGAACTTGCAGAGGCGATGCTCAAGGTTCAGCAGACTTTGAAACCAGCTCATAGGGATGGGCAGAACAATTTCACCAACAGTAAATATGCCAGCCTTCAATCGGTTATGCATACTTGTCGCGATGCCCTGCTAACCAACGGTATCTGGCTTACTCAACTACCAATTCAAGTAGAGAGTGGTAATCTTGGGCTAGTCAGCAAGATCGTTCATGCTAAATCAGGCCAATGGCAATCCTCTTTATTGATGATGCCGTTACCTAAAAGCGATCCACAAGGTTATGGTTCAGCTATGACTTATGCTCGTAGGTATGGACTTGCTGCTTTGGTAGGAATCGTTACCGAACATGATGACGATGCTGAAGGTTCATGTCGTCCAAAAAATGAACACAATGGCGATAATTCGAACAGACAGTTTGCCGCTCCTTCGCCGTCTACAAACCAAAAACAGCCTCAAAATCCACATCCGACTCAGATCAGTCTACCGCGACTTGAAGGTGTTCAGTACAGAAAAGAAAATGGACGAGACGGTAAGCCTTGTATTTTGGCAACCGGTCGCACTCATTCACAAAAGGATTTACTGCGCAAAGCAGGTTTTAACTGGGATGGAAATCGCAAACTGTGGTGGAAATTAGAAAAAGCTGCATAG